AAGTCGGATTCCGATTTAGCGTACTCAGTTTGGGGTTAAAGATTGGTCCGATATTTACTAAAGCAGATGAAGATGCCGGTATGCGACCGGTGACTAGCATTGCTAAGATGGGTGTCGCTGCTGAGTCAAATGCAGTGTCACCAAAATATATGATGTTGTCTCCGGTACAGCCGGTAAATTATCAACCTAATCCAGGCATAGACTTTCGCCAGGAGTTTGCTTTATCACCGCAAGAGACTGCAAGAGAGGCAACCCGAGACTTTACGATATATGTTTCAGATACAGCGACTAAGGCAGAAGATAATGGTTGGCAACGTATTGGTCTGATTAAAGCTGACGAGACCAAAGTGTCGTATGGGTGTGATAGGCAGTTGCACTTTGCACATCCGAAAGTATAGCTAGCGAACTGCTAAACGGTGACAGCGTTAACCTCGCTAAGCCTACAGTTGTCGTACTTGTACTCGGTTGCCTTGTCACCATTTTAGACTTCACTGGCTATATCTTGAATGTCTAAACATAAAATAAGTTTTCAGATATAAAAAAAAGCAGGGTCAAATGACTCTGCTTTTTTTGTGTCTATTGAATGGTCTATGTTCGATTGAATAAAGGCTAATTAAACCTACTTCAACAACTCAACCAACTGCTCCAAATACTCAGCATCGACTTCATCAAAAGTCGCCAGTTTATCTGAGTCGATATCCAATACAGCGATAATCTCATCATCTTTATTTTTCACCGGCACCACAATTTCTGACTGTGATAACGAAGAGCAAGCAATGTGATTGGGATGTGCATTCACATCATCGACGATTTGGGTCTCGCCGGACTGCCAAACCTCACCACAGACGCCTTTGCCATAGTTAATACGAGTACAAGCTAGAGGGCCTTGGAATGGTGCAAGAATAAGCTGATTAGACTCAGTATCAACGCGATAAAAACCAATCCAAAACCAATTAAACGTATCTTTAAGTAGCGCCGTCAGGTTCGCCATATTGGCAATTAAATCACTTTCACTGCTGATTAAACCTTCAGCTTGTTTCAGCAAAAGTTTATATTTTTCAGCTTTATCAGTGTTTGGAACAATAGGGTTCATTGGTTGCATAGTCTTCTCTTATCTATTTTTATTAATGCTTATTATTGATGCTAATGACTTGTTGCTTACGATAAATTGCTTATCACTGGTTTCGCTCAAGCAGCATGGCATCACCATAGCTAAAGAAACGGTATTTTTGCTCGATAGCATGTTGATAGGCTTGCTCAATATTAGGCTTGCCGGCAAACGCAGAAACTAGCATTAGTAACGTTGATTTAGGCAAGTGAAAGTTGGTCAATAGCGTATCAATTACACCAAACTTAAAGCCAGGATAGATAAAGATATCAGTATCTCCCGACCATGCTGAAACTTCTCCCTTCTCATTGGCCGTCTTCTGATAAGCGGTTTCTAATACACGGGTAACTGTGGTGCCAATAGCGATGACTTTATTGCCGTTTTTATGGGTTTGATTAATCAAATCTGCGGTATCTTGCGGTAGATTGGCATACTCACTGTGCATGGTGTGATTAAGCAAATTATCGGTCTTGACTGGTGCAAAGGTGCCAGCGCCAACGTGCAAAGTAACGTAAGCAGTATTAATGCCTTTGTCAGCCAGTTGCTGCAACACTTTGTCATCAAAGTGAAGACTGGCGGTTGGTGCTGCCACGCTGGCTAGCTTGGCTGGGTCATGGAATACGGTTTGGTAACGGACATTATCAGTCTCATCGGCATGACGTTCAAAGTACGGTGGAATCGGCAATTCACCATATTGCTCTAAATCAGGCAAGATTGGATTTTTGAAACTTAAGATAAACAAGTTTTCATGACGACCTATCATCACACATTCGATATTACCATCACCGAGTAACAAGGTCTGCCCAAGTTTCGGTGCTTTGCTGGCACGCACATGACACAGTGCCACATTCTCAAAACTTTGACCATTCTCATCCGTCGTAAACTGCGTATCATCGGTTAAACGCTCAACCAATACCTCAACTTTACCGCCGGTGTCTTTTTGACCAAATAGACGTGCTTTCATGACCTTGGTGTCATTAAACACAATCAAGTCGCCAGCGTTTAGCAAGTCTGGTAAATCAGCGAATTGCTTATCTTGTACACCAACTGTCGAGCCAGTTTGCGCCGGCAAGTACATTAAGCGTGAGGCACTGCGCTCGGCCAGTGGATAACGGGCGATATACTCATCAGGCAGGTCGTAGTCATAATCGTTGACACTCAGATAGCTTTCGCTGTCTGCTGATTGGTCATTGTTTTGATGATTGTTTTGGTCAGTAGAGTGAGTCATATGTGGTCTTAAATCGGTTTGAAAGTATAAGAAACTTGGCCCAGAGTCAGGCTTTCGATAATGGCGGTTAGTTTAACAGAAACACAGCTTTTTTGAGTTAGGTTTTAGTGGCTATCGGTCATATATAGACGCTACAAACCGAATAAATCAGGCTGAACGCTGACATCTTCTAAAGTGGTTAGATTGGAGTAAGTGACACCGACCAGGCGAATGGGTAGATGACGTGGGGCATCGGCAAGCAGCTTTTGCAGCCAATAGTGTGCAGACTCAGCGCTTGGAAAAGGGGTGTGCAAAGTGTGCGAGCGTGTGATTTGGCTAAAGTCTGAATACTTAATTTTAAGGGTAATGGTGTGCGCTAAGCGCTCTTTTTTGGACAGCTGATAAAAGGCATCAGCGTTTTGCTCATATATTTGCGCCAACAAGCTATCGGTATCACTGATATTGTCTCGAAACGTAGTCTCGGAGCCGACCGATTTGTATTTACGTTCCGACTTGACCGGTCTGGTGTCATTGCCGTGGGCAATCTGTGAATAAAAGCGACCGCGTTTACCAAATTCAAATTCCAAGGTATCAACCGGCGTTGCTTTTAGATCAGCGCCAGTATAAATCCCCATTTCATGCAGACGTTTGGCAGTGGCTTTGCCGATACCATGAAAGCGCTCAATGGGTAGGCTGGCGATAAAGTCTGGCGCTTGTTCGGGGGTAATGACCGCAATGCCATTGGGCTTATTGATATCAGAGGCAATCTTGGCCAGCATTTTATTAAACGACACACCGGCGGATGCACGCAGCTGCGTCTTTTCATAAATTTGTGCGCGTAGCCAGTTCGCCATCAAGGTCGCTGAGCCGTGATGCTCTTGGATACCGGTGACATCAAGATAGGCCTCATCTAAAGATAGCGGCTCAACTTTGTCGGTTAAGCTCAGCATAATCTCACGAATCTGTTGACTGACACTGCGATAGACATCGAAGCGAGGGCGCACAAATATCGCCTCAGGACAGCGTCGCTTAGCCTCATAACAGGACATTGCTGAGCGCACACCAAACTTACGAATCTCATAACTGGCAGCCGCCACTACGCCACGACCATTCGGATCACCGCCGACTACCAAAGGCTTGCCGCGCAGCTGTGGATTATCACGCTGCTCAACACTGGCATAAAAGGCATCCATGTCGAGGTGAATAATCTTGCGCTGCGGCTTTGCTTCAGTCGTGTCAGTCACAGTCGGGTCTTTGTTTGAGGCAGTCATCGGGTTCTCGTGGTGTCAGTTACCGTCATCTAAGCTAGTGTCATAGGGGTGCGGCTGGCTTGAGCTTATTATTATAGCATTTCGCTTTATCCACAAAAATCACCCCCAATAGCATCGAAACTATCAGGGGCACACTGTACTTAAACCTATGGAGGAATTTATTAAGGTTAGTATTAAGGTCAATAGTTATTGGTTCTGCTCACTTATTAACTTACTAACTATTTAACCTACTAATTCATTAGCTCACTAACTATTTAACTCACTAACTATGAATCACGTTGTGACTTAACGACTTCGCCACTATTGGCATCAACGTTAATCTCGTGTTTTTCACCATTTTGTACCATTTTAATTTCATACACAGGGCGGTCATCTTCAATATCGAATTCAGCGTCGATCACTTGACCTTTGCTATCGCGTGCGGCAATCTGCATGGCTTCGGTCAGGTCGATTTTGGTCGAGTTTAAAGTCTGGTATTTTTCTTTATCATCAGCGTCTATGCGCTTTTCTTCGCTGCTGTTTACTTTGCCTGTGCGCGAATCAACTTTGACCTCATATTTGTTAGTGGGAGAGGCGAACACTACTTCGTATTCTGAATCATCTTGATCGTATTCAACGCTTTTTAATTTGCCTTGAGCATTTTTCTTAGCAATGGTGATGGCTTGGTTGATATCAATTTGAGTTGCGGCTTGAGTTTCAGCGGCTGCTTGTTTGGTTACAGCGGTCGCTTTAGTCTCAGCAGTAGCCGCTTTGGTCGCAGCAACACTAGGGGCAACGGCGCCAAAGGTTAGCAATAGTGATGTGGCTAATACAGGTAGAGTTTTCATAATGGTCTCCTTATATTATTAACGATTCTATTATTAACGACTTTTAAGATAATAATTGTCTTAACTTTACAGTCTTCATTTTTTAGTTAATTGGTTTATAAACACTATTGAATTCAACTAGATCAAATTTGGCTTTATTAAAATCAACCAGATTAAAACCAGCCAGTATTAAATCCAACAGGTGCTTCGTAATTGATGATTTTATTATTCCAAATCGATTGGCTGATTTCTCGGCAGTTTTTGTTAATACTGAATAAGTCATGTAATCAGATATTTACTAGCTCATGAGTCATTTGTGGTTATGTTATCTAAGTAATCGCCGCGCTAAATCAGCAAAGTTAAGTTGCTGGCTATTGGCTATACTGTGTTTTTTGTTATAAAAAGCGTTATCAATCACAGCGTTTGCAGCACTTATTAAATAAACAAAGAACAGACATTGAGCAGGGAGAAATTAATCAAATGACAACCAATGACATTCAACACGCCTTTCAAGATGATCCATTAATAACGCAGCTGCGTGATGCCAAGCCTGTGTTGTGGCGCAATGACAAGCTAACCACGTTTGAGCAAGCAGTATCCGATGTGGGCCTAACCTTGGCCGATGTCGAGGCGGCGCAGGCGAGATTACAACGCTTTG
Above is a window of Psychrobacter sp. FDAARGOS_221 DNA encoding:
- a CDS encoding PepSY domain-containing protein, with amino-acid sequence MKTLPVLATSLLLTFGAVAPSVAATKAATAETKATAVTKQAAAETQAATQIDINQAITIAKKNAQGKLKSVEYDQDDSEYEVVFASPTNKYEVKVDSRTGKVNSSEEKRIDADDKEKYQTLNSTKIDLTEAMQIAARDSKGQVIDAEFDIEDDRPVYEIKMVQNGEKHEINVDANSGEVVKSQRDS
- the dinB gene encoding DNA polymerase IV, translating into MTASNKDPTVTDTTEAKPQRKIIHLDMDAFYASVEQRDNPQLRGKPLVVGGDPNGRGVVAAASYEIRKFGVRSAMSCYEAKRRCPEAIFVRPRFDVYRSVSQQIREIMLSLTDKVEPLSLDEAYLDVTGIQEHHGSATLMANWLRAQIYEKTQLRASAGVSFNKMLAKIASDINKPNGIAVITPEQAPDFIASLPIERFHGIGKATAKRLHEMGIYTGADLKATPVDTLEFEFGKRGRFYSQIAHGNDTRPVKSERKYKSVGSETTFRDNISDTDSLLAQIYEQNADAFYQLSKKERLAHTITLKIKYSDFSQITRSHTLHTPFPSAESAHYWLQKLLADAPRHLPIRLVGVTYSNLTTLEDVSVQPDLFGL
- a CDS encoding GAF domain-containing protein, producing the protein MQPMNPIVPNTDKAEKYKLLLKQAEGLISSESDLIANMANLTALLKDTFNWFWIGFYRVDTESNQLILAPFQGPLACTRINYGKGVCGEVWQSGETQIVDDVNAHPNHIACSSLSQSEIVVPVKNKDDEIIAVLDIDSDKLATFDEVDAEYLEQLVELLK
- the queA gene encoding tRNA preQ1(34) S-adenosylmethionine ribosyltransferase-isomerase QueA; translated protein: MTHSTDQNNHQNNDQSADSESYLSVNDYDYDLPDEYIARYPLAERSASRLMYLPAQTGSTVGVQDKQFADLPDLLNAGDLIVFNDTKVMKARLFGQKDTGGKVEVLVERLTDDTQFTTDENGQSFENVALCHVRASKAPKLGQTLLLGDGNIECVMIGRHENLFILSFKNPILPDLEQYGELPIPPYFERHADETDNVRYQTVFHDPAKLASVAAPTASLHFDDKVLQQLADKGINTAYVTLHVGAGTFAPVKTDNLLNHTMHSEYANLPQDTADLINQTHKNGNKVIAIGTTVTRVLETAYQKTANEKGEVSAWSGDTDIFIYPGFKFGVIDTLLTNFHLPKSTLLMLVSAFAGKPNIEQAYQHAIEQKYRFFSYGDAMLLERNQ